In one window of Candidatus Zixiibacteriota bacterium DNA:
- a CDS encoding potassium channel family protein, with protein sequence MSKNHGWTPTGKIKLAIIALLFLVAFGTSGFILVERMGLLESLYMTVITMSTVGFGEVSPLHPGGRVFVIFLIVASVVTVTFAGSAIGQFILEGQLRNILGRRKMDTKIKNLSNHYVIAGFGRVGRKVAEEYTRRKVPFVVIENNPTVIGELEKESLLYINGPATE encoded by the coding sequence ATGAGTAAAAATCATGGCTGGACTCCCACCGGAAAAATCAAACTGGCAATTATTGCCCTCCTTTTCCTGGTTGCCTTTGGCACCTCCGGTTTCATTCTCGTTGAGAGAATGGGGCTTTTGGAGAGTCTTTATATGACGGTCATCACCATGTCGACCGTCGGATTCGGCGAGGTAAGTCCGCTTCATCCGGGCGGACGGGTTTTCGTCATCTTTCTCATTGTGGCCAGCGTCGTCACCGTCACCTTTGCGGGGTCGGCCATAGGGCAGTTCATCCTGGAAGGCCAGCTTCGCAACATTTTGGGGAGAAGAAAAATGGATACCAAAATAAAAAATCTGAGTAATCACTACGTCATTGCCGGTTTCGGCCGGGTGGGGCGTAAAGTCGCTGAGGAATACACCCGGCGAAAAGTCCCCTTTGTCGTAATAGAGAATAATCCGACCGTTATCGGCGAATTGGAGAAAGAGAGTCTCTTATATATTAATGGTCCGGCAACCGAGGA